In the Desulfuribacillus alkaliarsenatis genome, TAGGCGCACCTCTTGCATTACAGGGATTCCAATAACCTCCCTAGTAGAGTAGGAGTTGCCGTCGCTATCCTCATATTGAATATCTAAATGTAGGTTATGGGTCTTAAAGGCAGCATCAACGGCAGGGCGTAAAGTCAATGTCCTTTGGGTGGTGTTGTTAGCATCGATGTTTTGTATGTAAAAGGTGTTACTGGTATTTACAGGCGAAAACGTGTCACCATCTGAGCTGAAATTGACTGTAATGTTTTTGATAGATTCCTGGAAATGTGTGTTTAATAAGGAAACTGTTAAATTAAAATCGCTGCCAGCCTGCACGTAGGTTTCATTCATATAGTAGTTTTCTAGGATTAATTTTGGTGTCATGCGCTCTTTTTCTTCATCGTCATCTTCTTGCTCTTTGCCTTCTATTAAAACACCGACGTATTGTGAGAATGAATGCTGTGTCTGATTCTGACTACTATTTCGAGCACTTGTCTGATATTCTACTAAAATTTGAATTGGATAGTTCTTAGTTTCTGCCTGTTCGCGGGCAAATAGGGTAAAATTGAAGTCCTTTGATGCCCCAGCCTGGAGTGTATGCAGCGTATGTATTGGCATCGATTTTGGTAATAGATCATTGCCGCCGTTTATTGAGATTTTAACGTTATCGGCTTGTTCTTGACTACGATTGTGTAACTTGAAGGACACACTAAAAGGCTCGTTTACAGCAATTTTTTCAGTAGGAAAAGTGATTGACTCTAGCCGTAAATCGGCGCTACTAGCTGTTTCATAATGTTTTTCTACTGGTATGTAGATAATTGCTTGTTCTTTATAGGTTCTATCGAGTGGATCCTTGTATTCGATAAAGACATCGAGGGAATAGACACCACTACTTAAATTGGAATCGACTGTGACATCAAAAAACAGTGAATCATTAAAATGCTTCGGACTTAGTTCGGCTAGTGTTTTCTGGTCACGGTTAAGGCCTTGTAGAAATATTGTTGATTGCGAAAATCCGCCTAAACGAACTTTTATGTCTTTGGCTTTTTGCTGACTATCGTTAAAAAGGTCGATGGTAATTCTTCCTGTTTCACCTGCAAGTAATCGATTGTTAGCAACTGTGCTTTTGTGTAGTGTCACCTTCGGAGTCTCTATATTATTTTCAACTTTTACATAGATTGTTTCAGTTGATGAATAGGTGCTACCAGATAAAGATCGATATTCTAAGAGCAGACTTAGTGGATAAATTTTACTCTCAGCCTTTGGGGACACCTTTAGGCGTAGGGCAATATCGTCGCTAAAACCAGCATGGATCATTGAAGAGCGCACTTTTGGTACGAGTGTTTGAATTTCGAATGGATATATACTAGGATCAGTACTCACGTTCAAAGAAGCGTGTATATCTAAAGCATCCTGAAGACCTTCGTTTCTTACGGGGATGGCTAGACGTACTTCGTCTCCTGCCTTAAAGACAGGCATTTTATATTGGCTGCTGATAACAAGCTGCGGTGCATCAACAGGTGAGGCTTGAACTAATAGCGGATTAACTGCAGCAGATAATAGTGTAATGATTAGTATGACAGCTAAAGATATTGTTTGTTTCCGGGATTCCATGAAAATCCTCCTTGAGATTTAAGTTAAAATATTTCCATCACTGATGGTAATTACACGGTTTGCATGGGTAGCTATTTGCTGGTCATGGGTAACGATAATCATCGTCTGTCCATTTTCCCTGGCGATATTTAGCATTAGATTGATTACATCGTTAGTGGTTTTTGAGTCAAGGTTACCAGTGGGTTCGTCAGCGAAAATAACTGGAGCCTTTGTAACGAATGCCCTAGCTATGCCGACGCGTTGCTGTTGTCCGCCACTCATCTGCGAAGGCTTGTGGAGAACGTAGCTTTCTAGTCCGACTGCCTTTAGCATTGCAAATGCACGTTGTTCGCGAATCTTTTTAGGTACGTTGCGAAAAGTCAGTGGTAGACTGACGTTTTCAAGTGCTGTTAAAGTTGGTAATAAATTATATGATTGAAATATAAAGCCGACGTGATTTTGTCTGAAGCGAGTAAGCTGGCGCTCGTTTAATTTATGTATTGGGATTTTATGAATTTCTATAGTACCTTTAGTTGGTTTTTCTAGACCAGCCATTAGGTTAAGTAGTGTTGATTTACCAGAGCCAGAAGTCCCTAGTAAACAACAGATATCGCCTTTGTTAATGGTAAGCGAGACATCGTCAATCGCTACTACCTTTTCCTTGCCAATGCGATAGACCTTGCGAACGTTTTTTAATTCAATTGCATGCTTAAGTTGAAGTTGATTCGGTTGAAGCGGATTCGTAATACTCACCTCCTTATTGGTACTTGTGGTAATATTTAGTTTTTGCTTATATAGATTATACGTTATAATTAAACAATAAGTTTCATAACAACCAAAAATCTTCCTGTTATTTCGTATGTAGCCAAAGTTACAGGTAATACTAATGTGAAAATGGTTTCCAGGAGGATTCTGATACTATCAAGAAGACAATTAATAAGGCTACAAATAAGACCACAATATTGTACTTGTTACCTTTTGTTAGTTGGGTTATAGTGATTGTTATACTATCTTCACAACCTTATGAGAGACAAAGCTTGCAGGGTTTTCTTCAGGAGCACATTAGTGAAGAGATTGTTCAGACATACGCACCTAATGTTACTTACCAATCTATTGAGTTTGTGATTCGGAAAACAGCACATGTTATAGTGTACGCTGTTTTGGGTATAACCGCATATATAGCCTTGCATTTATTTAGTAAACGAAGAATAAACCGTGTGCTTGGGTCTATGCTAATTGTCTTTGTTATTGCGTCAGCAGATGAATTCTCCCAGTATCTAAGAACTACACGAACTGGTATGTGGGAGGATGTTGTACTAGATTTCTTGGGAGGGGTTATCGGGGTAGTAATTGTTGCTAGGAAGTCAAAACTTATCAAGTAGTAAGAATAAAACGCCATTTTGTACCTAAAAGATAAAATGGCGTTTTTTATTATTAATTGTTCAGGAAAATGCAACAATAATTGTCAATTTCAGGAGGAGATACGCGATTTATGTCGAAATAAAGTGAATAAAGGATAACTATAAATTATCGGGGGTTTAACAGTTTGGATAACAAATCTTATGCAAATAGAGATACAGAATTTAATTGCCTTTTCAGAGCGGTATATACTAATAAAAACATCATTTATTTAAAAGCGGGTAAAGCATGTGGTGTAACGTCGTTCGCAAAAGAATGTTTGACTAGGTTAAATTCAGAGACGGTTTTATATATAAATACCGTTAACAATTCTTCAATGAGCCACTTATTACTGGAGGTACTTGTAAAACATCCTTATAGAGAAACGCTTCAAAAAATAGCTGATGAAAAGCTAGGGGAAAAAAGCGCTACTCTATTAACTAGCTTTTTACAAAGCATTCCTTATGCTGGAACTGTAGTTTCGAATCTAGTTGAGAAGCCACAAGCTGTGCCAATATACACTGGTAACTACTCGTCTGCTTTAGAAGAAGCAATTATTCATTACTTTTCAAGCACCTTTAATAATCGTGTTATCATATTTATAGATGCAGCGCAAAATTTAGATGAGAATTCACATCAAATAATTGAGCGAATAGTTTCTAATAATGTTTGTATTGTCTTAATAATTACAGAGGAAGATGATAATTATATTAAAATGAAAAATTATCTTACTGGGGTAGAAGGAATTAGTAGTGCAACTATAGACTTTGATTTGCCACATGTTAAGTTAATTAAAGAGCTTGCTATTTTTTATGGTTATGAAATAGATACAGAAGAAGCAGAAATAATTGGCTCTACAGCAAAGAAAAATATCCATAGAATTGTAGAGATGATTCAGAATTATGAAAAAGAGGGCTCTTATAAGTTTAATGAGTTGGAAAAAGGAATAGTATTATTATTATACATATGTCGGTTTGGGCTTGATGAACCAACACTTTTATCTCTTATAAAGGTAAGTCCCATTTTTTCTTTAGACGATTTTGCAGAACTGTCGGAGATTATAGAAAATCTAATTGCAAAAAACATTGTTAAATTGTCAATAACAAATGGTAATTACAAAGTATTTTCGCTAGATACCTTGTTTCATCCAGAGGTTGAAAGGTGCATACAATCTTATCCTGATAAACTATTTTATTCAGAAATAATATTTCAAAAATTTTCAAAACGAACAATCAAAAATAATATTCCAATGTTACAACTATTATATGACTTGTCAATACAGTTCTCAAATGACTTAACCAAGAATTTTGCAATTCAGTTAATGAAAGCAAAACTGAAAAACGGAGAAAATATCGAGCAAGAAGTTGTGAAAAATTCTATGCTCTCTTCAGATGATGAATCAGAAAGTATAATTGCTGCAATCTACTATTGTAAAGAGAGACATTATGGAGAATCGTTGAAATGGTTGAATAACTCTATTAAAAGCCATGCTACCAATCCAGACTATCTTAATTTAAAAGCAATATTATTAAACCGTACCCGCAAACACACTGAAGCTCGAGATGCTCTCTATAGGTGTATTGAATTAGAATATGACGCTGCAAAAAAGAATATCTTGTTATCATTTTTAATAGCAAACTATATGCACTTAAACAATCTTCACGCTGTAAGAGAATTATATGATTATCATAGAGAGAATCTACATGAGACAGAGAATTTTGGCTACCTCGCTAGAAATGCTGCATCAGCATTCGTAGATAGCAATGTTATTTATCGCGCAGCTTTAGATAATTTTGAAATATATAAAGATGAATTTGGGTATTATAGTACATTAACAAACTGGGGTTATTCTATGCTATACAATGGGCAACACGAAACTTCACAAAAGCTACTTATTGAGGCCGAAAAAGGCTTGATGTCATTTGGAAAAACTAATTTGCATATTATTTATAACAATCTTGGGATTTATTATTTATTACAGAGAGACCTTAGTAATAGTTTTAAGTATTTAAATTCGGCTAAAAGCTTAGGGTTAAATAATATGCCTAAGATATTTGTTGACATAAATACAGCCTGTTTATATGTTTTATGTGACAGACCTGAAAAAGCCCTTGAGCTTATTAGAAGCATAGAACAGTCTGTTATCTCACACCCTGTTGATCGTGTGCGTCAGAAATACTATATTAACCGAATACTTGTTGAATATAGTAATGGAAATACAGATTTGAAGCAGTTATTTGATTTATGTATGAAGTATAAGGATCGATATAATCCACAAAAAACAGTAAAAAAAATAGAAACTTACAAAAAACTTATGAATGAAAACTCATCGTTTGATATAAATATGATAAACACACTCTATGATCCGTGTGGACTAGAATATTGGTATACAGATCCATTAAAAGTTCTTTCCGAACGTGTTTTGGATTAAATTATTTCTATAAAGACTCGAATAAACAATATTTAATAATAAATCTTCGTAATCAATTCCTATATGTGTTGCTGATTGCTTAATCGAGGATTGCTCTCCTAAATTACAACAAACGTTAAATTCTATAAAGTATGGAATGCCAGAATTGTTATCTACAATAAAATCAAATCTAGTATAGTCTAGCGGTTGTATCAACTCATATAATTTTTTTGAGAAATGATTTAGTTGCTTTTCAAGGGTAGAATCTTCGTTAATGGTTCTATATAAGCCTGTATCAATTTTTCGCTTCTGTTTATATGTGACCACATTTCCTTTACGCACTGAATATTCTCGAATGCTCGGGAGGAAAAATGGTGATTGAAAGTTATTCAATACTGGAGAAGTATAGTATACACCAGTTATATACTGTTCCAAGATAGCATCAAGGCTCTTATTATGTAGAAAACGTATTCTTGATTGCGCGTCGTCCCATGAATAACAGATTGAGTTTTCGTCAATAAATTTTGAAGAGGCACCGAACCTAGGTTTAACAAAATATGGGCCTTTGAAATCTGGTTGCTGCATCTTTGCTTCTATATTATATGTCTTCCATTTAGGTGTAGGGACTCCTGCATGTTTTGCTAACATTTTTGCTAGCTGCTTATCCTCGGCTATTGCCCGTATGTTAGGTGTTGCTCCAAGGTAAGGTATGTTATGATACTCTGCTACAGAAGATACAAAAACTTCAGAGTTCCGAAATGGCATTCTATTATAAAGTGAAAATATATAATCTGCATCTAGTTCCGATTGAAGCATTATAGAAGGATTATTGTAAGAAACTAGCAAAGGAAAGTTGCTTAGTAATATTTGATATACTCTATGATGGTATTCTGCATATATGCGGTCTTCTATGTCACTTGGAATAGGTTCATTTGTGTATGATGGTGCATAATGAGCTAGATAAAGCATTTTAATATTTTTCATTGTTAAACCCCCGATAATTTATAGTTATCCTTTATTGACAACTATTTTGTTTCGGGGGTGTTTAGTTGTTAGAATTTGTTTTTGTTTTGTTGAAGTTACATGTGTATAGATTTGTGTAGTGGTTATAGAACTATGCCCTAGTAGTTTTTGAATATAGCGTATATCTACATCTTCCTCTAGAAGTAGAGTAGCAAACGAATGCCGAAACATATGGGGGGTTAAATGCTTATCGACATTGGCTTGTTTTGTATATTTTCTTATTATAAAGCGAACAGACTGCTCGGAAAGTCTTTGGTAAAAGCGATTAACAAAGAAATATCCACATTGTGTAATATGCTTAGCAAAACATTGCTGGTAGTTTTTAAGAGCATTTAAAACATCAATATTACCGATTTGTACAATCCTTTCCTTTGAGCCTTTTCCAGAGATTCGAATAAGTTGGCTGTTTATATCAACATCATGTTCTTTTAGCGAGCATAGTTCAGATACCCGTACACCTGTTGCAAAAAGTAGTTCTAACACAGCAATGTCTCTTGTAACTGAATTATTTGCATGGGTAGTACCTTTTTTTTCTGAATATGATGCTGAAAGGATTTTTTGTATGGTTTCTATAGGTATTGTTTTAGGCAAAACAAAAGGTTCTTTGAATTTTACGTTGATTTTGTCAAATGGATTACTGATAATGAGCTCTTCATATTCAAGATGATTAAAGAATGCTTTTAAACAAGCGATTTTCCGTTTAATGGATTTACTTTTATAGTTTTTATGGATATGTGTGATGTATCCTGTTATTGTTTGTTTATGTATTTTTTTGTTAATTGAATCTAGATAGGTTTGGAATTGCTGTAGGTCAATGGTGTATGCCTTAATTGTTTTAGGGCTTAATTTTTTTTGGTACTGACAGTAACCAAGATAGCTGTTAATTAATTCTTTGAGATTTTCCATAGTGTGCTCCTCCATTAATTACAATGTATGTAGGTTATAGTAGTTTTTATTTTACAGTTTTTTTAAAAATATCAGTATTCAATTCGTGAAATATAGTGTAAGGAATTATGAATTTTTATTTTTGGGAAGGATTTTTATACATTTAATAGAAATAATAGGAAAAGTATTTTGGGGTGGTTTGATGAAGGCATTTCGTGATCCTGTACACAATCTTATTCGATTTGATAAAGATTCACAAATTGAAAGAATGATTCTCGATATAATAGATAGTAAAGAGTTTCAAAGACTACGTCATATTAGACAGTTAGGGTTTAGTTTTTTCACTTACCCAGGTGCTGAACATACTAGATTTGCCCATTCATTGGGTGCTACCCATTTGATGAAAAGATTTATAGAGCAAATCGAGAGAACAAAAAATAAACATGTCAATGTAACTATCGATGAAATTACTGACCAAAGAGCATTAGCACTTTGTGCTGCTATCTTACATGATATTGGTCATGGCCCTTTTTCACATGCTTTAGAAAAAATGATTACAGTTGATAAGGTGAATCATGAGAAGTGGTCAGTGCAGATAATCAAGGGAAATACGGAAGTCAATCAAATTCTAGAGAGTTACAAATCGGGATTTGCTAATGAGGTTGCCGAGGTTATTGAACGGACTCATAACAGTAGAGCTATTGTTAAGCTTTTGTCAAGCCAGCTCGATACTGATCGTATTGATTATTTGTTAAGGGATTCGATGTTAACTGGAGCTGGATATGGTACTTTTGATCTGGAATGGCTAATCCATGTTTTAAGAATCGGAAAAGTAGGAGATCATATTGAAGTAGGATTAGATTTGGAGAAAGGGCTAAATATTGCGGAAGATTTTGTTATGGCTAGATATTATATGTACCAGAATGTATATTTCCACAAGACAACCAGGTGTGCAGAACAGTTTGCTATGAAAATATTTGCGAGAGTTCAACAGTTGCGTGCTTCAGGATATTTCATAGAAATGCCATATGAGCTTGAAAAACTATTATCAGCTAAAGATTTACAGGAGGTATTGCAGCTATATCCATATTATTTAGGGTTAACAGATTTTAAAGTATGGTATTATATAGATAAGTGGTGCAATAGTGATGACTTGGTGCTGTCGGGCCTATGTAAACAGCTATTGGGACGCGACTTATATAAGGAGTTTGTTACGAAAGAAGGATTTGATTCATATAAAAGTATAATAAACTTAGCAAACCTGTATGAAAAGGAACATGGGATACCAGTAGAATACATTTTACTAGAAGATGATTCTCACAGTAGTGCTTATAAAGATAATTATATTAGTAGTAAAGCTAAGCAAGATGAAGGACAAGAGGCGGAAGCAACTGAGCAGATTTTCTTGTTTGATAAAAGTGGTGAAGCTGCTGAATTATCTCAAGTTAGTCGAATTATTAATGAGATTAGAAATAATAAAATCAGGTTTAAAAGAGTGTTTGTTCCGAAGGATTTTAGAAATCTTTACATAAAAAAATATGGTTAATAAAAATGGGAGGCGATATGTGTGTTTGATAAAACGTATAAACTACTTGCTTTCTTTTCTAAGACTGGGGTTTTGACAGGGAGAA is a window encoding:
- a CDS encoding ABC transporter ATP-binding protein, giving the protein MTNPLQPNQLQLKHAIELKNVRKVYRIGKEKVVAIDDVSLTINKGDICCLLGTSGSGKSTLLNLMAGLEKPTKGTIEIHKIPIHKLNERQLTRFRQNHVGFIFQSYNLLPTLTALENVSLPLTFRNVPKKIREQRAFAMLKAVGLESYVLHKPSQMSGGQQQRVGIARAFVTKAPVIFADEPTGNLDSKTTNDVINLMLNIARENGQTMIIVTHDQQIATHANRVITISDGNILT
- a CDS encoding VanZ family protein → MLPFVSWVIVIVILSSQPYERQSLQGFLQEHISEEIVQTYAPNVTYQSIEFVIRKTAHVIVYAVLGITAYIALHLFSKRRINRVLGSMLIVFVIASADEFSQYLRTTRTGMWEDVVLDFLGGVIGVVIVARKSKLIK
- a CDS encoding HD domain-containing protein, which gives rise to MKAFRDPVHNLIRFDKDSQIERMILDIIDSKEFQRLRHIRQLGFSFFTYPGAEHTRFAHSLGATHLMKRFIEQIERTKNKHVNVTIDEITDQRALALCAAILHDIGHGPFSHALEKMITVDKVNHEKWSVQIIKGNTEVNQILESYKSGFANEVAEVIERTHNSRAIVKLLSSQLDTDRIDYLLRDSMLTGAGYGTFDLEWLIHVLRIGKVGDHIEVGLDLEKGLNIAEDFVMARYYMYQNVYFHKTTRCAEQFAMKIFARVQQLRASGYFIEMPYELEKLLSAKDLQEVLQLYPYYLGLTDFKVWYYIDKWCNSDDLVLSGLCKQLLGRDLYKEFVTKEGFDSYKSIINLANLYEKEHGIPVEYILLEDDSHSSAYKDNYISSKAKQDEGQEAEATEQIFLFDKSGEAAELSQVSRIINEIRNNKIRFKRVFVPKDFRNLYIKKYG
- a CDS encoding COG1361 S-layer family protein, translated to MESRKQTISLAVILIITLLSAAVNPLLVQASPVDAPQLVISSQYKMPVFKAGDEVRLAIPVRNEGLQDALDIHASLNVSTDPSIYPFEIQTLVPKVRSSMIHAGFSDDIALRLKVSPKAESKIYPLSLLLEYRSLSGSTYSSTETIYVKVENNIETPKVTLHKSTVANNRLLAGETGRITIDLFNDSQQKAKDIKVRLGGFSQSTIFLQGLNRDQKTLAELSPKHFNDSLFFDVTVDSNLSSGVYSLDVFIEYKDPLDRTYKEQAIIYIPVEKHYETASSADLRLESITFPTEKIAVNEPFSVSFKLHNRSQEQADNVKISINGGNDLLPKSMPIHTLHTLQAGASKDFNFTLFAREQAETKNYPIQILVEYQTSARNSSQNQTQHSFSQYVGVLIEGKEQEDDDEEKERMTPKLILENYYMNETYVQAGSDFNLTVSLLNTHFQESIKNITVNFSSDGDTFSPVNTSNTFYIQNIDANNTTQRTLTLRPAVDAAFKTHNLHLDIQYEDSDGNSYSTREVIGIPVMQEVRLIVGEIELPPTASIGSPIPVSTDFYNAGRAPIRNLIIRLEGNFETRDRSIYIGNVEPGKNSYYDATVNPIGAGELTGKVIFEFLDPIDQKYVIEREFSVQLEEWQDPYMGPGGMYPDIDFDYQPSQSNTKLYYYIGGGLLFLLIAGLFIYKRRKRKRELEEVDFHA
- a CDS encoding tyrosine-type recombinase/integrase, which encodes MENLKELINSYLGYCQYQKKLSPKTIKAYTIDLQQFQTYLDSINKKIHKQTITGYITHIHKNYKSKSIKRKIACLKAFFNHLEYEELIISNPFDKINVKFKEPFVLPKTIPIETIQKILSASYSEKKGTTHANNSVTRDIAVLELLFATGVRVSELCSLKEHDVDINSQLIRISGKGSKERIVQIGNIDVLNALKNYQQCFAKHITQCGYFFVNRFYQRLSEQSVRFIIRKYTKQANVDKHLTPHMFRHSFATLLLEEDVDIRYIQKLLGHSSITTTQIYTHVTSTKQKQILTTKHPRNKIVVNKG